A single region of the Candidatus Methylomirabilota bacterium genome encodes:
- a CDS encoding iron ABC transporter permease has protein sequence MPAPDAAVGRVPAARLTTAGRGRPWLWTLLAAGIAAILAVPIVAVLSSLADPRLEVWAHLWRTQLGELIGNTLLLLVGVGAGTMIVGTVLAWLVVGFRFPGRAVFEWALMLPLAVPAYVIGFAFLGLFDYAGPVQTALRHWLGEDVRLPELRSYRGVVLMMTLVFYPYVYLLARAAFRDQGAATLETARSLGRTRLRAFLEVALPMARPSLVAGVSLAMMEALADFGTVATFGYRTLTEAIYRVWLGMFDRAAATQLASLLLLFAFLLLGLERALRGRARFVQSHRRGPGVAPVALHGWRALGATAACSVVLGLAFALPVGQLLVWARGALDTGRLGFLSLLANTLFLAGITAVTTCVLALALGYAARLHPSPGVRVATQFASMGYALPGSVIAVGVLSPVAVVDHALVRGLEWALGGTIGLMLTGSAAALLFAYVVRFLAVSFQTLDASLGKIPPSLDDAARSLGAGVGGTLRRIHLPLMRGGLLTALILVFVETMKEMPATLLLRPFGLNTLAVGVWERTSESLWAEAAVPALAIVAAGLLPVFLAIRFSATPRA, from the coding sequence ATGCCGGCTCCCGACGCCGCCGTTGGGCGCGTCCCGGCGGCACGCCTGACGACGGCGGGTCGCGGTCGGCCGTGGCTCTGGACGCTGCTGGCGGCTGGGATCGCCGCCATCCTGGCGGTGCCGATCGTCGCCGTGCTCTCCTCGCTGGCCGATCCCCGCCTGGAGGTGTGGGCGCACCTCTGGCGCACCCAGCTCGGCGAGCTGATCGGCAACACGCTGCTCCTCCTCGTCGGCGTCGGCGCCGGCACCATGATCGTGGGAACGGTGCTCGCCTGGCTGGTGGTCGGCTTCCGGTTTCCGGGCCGCGCCGTGTTCGAGTGGGCGCTGATGCTGCCCCTGGCCGTGCCCGCCTACGTGATCGGCTTCGCCTTTCTCGGGCTCTTCGACTACGCGGGTCCGGTCCAGACGGCGCTGCGCCACTGGCTTGGCGAGGACGTGCGGCTCCCCGAGCTGCGGTCCTACAGGGGCGTGGTGCTGATGATGACGCTCGTCTTCTACCCGTACGTCTACCTGCTCGCGCGCGCGGCCTTTCGCGACCAGGGCGCGGCCACGCTGGAGACCGCTCGCAGCCTGGGCCGCACGCGGCTGCGGGCCTTCCTCGAGGTCGCGCTGCCGATGGCCCGCCCGTCCCTGGTGGCGGGCGTGTCCCTGGCGATGATGGAAGCTCTTGCGGACTTCGGCACTGTCGCCACCTTCGGCTACCGGACGCTGACGGAGGCGATCTACCGCGTCTGGCTCGGCATGTTCGACCGCGCGGCGGCCACCCAGCTCGCCAGCCTGCTCCTGCTCTTCGCCTTCCTCCTGCTCGGGCTCGAGCGAGCCCTGCGCGGACGGGCGCGCTTCGTCCAGAGCCACCGGCGGGGGCCGGGGGTGGCGCCGGTGGCGCTGCACGGCTGGCGCGCGCTCGGCGCCACCGCCGCCTGCAGCGTGGTGCTCGGCCTGGCGTTCGCCCTGCCGGTCGGCCAGCTCCTCGTCTGGGCACGCGGCGCTCTCGACACCGGCCGCCTGGGGTTCCTGTCGTTGCTGGCCAACACGCTGTTTCTCGCCGGCATCACCGCGGTGACGACGTGTGTGCTGGCCCTCGCGCTCGGCTACGCCGCCCGGCTGCACCCCTCGCCGGGCGTCCGCGTGGCGACGCAGTTCGCCTCGATGGGCTACGCGCTGCCGGGCTCGGTCATCGCGGTGGGCGTCCTGTCGCCGGTCGCCGTCGTCGACCACGCGCTGGTGCGGGGGCTGGAATGGGCGCTGGGGGGGACCATCGGCCTGATGCTCACCGGCTCCGCCGCCGCGCTCCTCTTCGCCTACGTCGTGCGCTTCCTGGCGGTAAGCTTCCAGACGCTCGACGCGAGCCTCGGCAAGATCCCGCCCAGCCTGGACGACGCCGCGCGGTCGCTCGGCGCGGGCGTGGGCGGCACGCTCCGGCGCATCCACCTTCCCCTCATGCGCGGCGGGCTCCTGACGGCGCTCATCCTGGTGTTCGTCGAGACGATGAAGGAGATGCCGGCCACGCTGCTGCTGAGACCCTTCGGCCTCAATACGTTGGCCGTCGGCGTGTGGGAGCGCACCTCGGAGTCGCTCTGGGCCGAGGCGGCGGTCCCGGCGCTGGCCATCGTGGCCGCCGGCCTGCTGCCGGTCTTCCTGGCCATCCGCTTCAGCGCGACGCCGCGCGCCTGA
- a CDS encoding extracellular solute-binding protein — protein MRRIRAVVLTLTGLWLTPALPGGAEPAEVVVYSARHYGQETAFAAFTKKTGVQVKIFNGNTGELFERLKAEGDRTPADVLLTVDAGNLWNAARAGLLSRVDSPELQANVPAHLRDPEGRWFGLTVRARSIVYNTRKVRPAELSTYEALGDPRWKGRLCLRTSSYIYNQSLLATMIKRHGEAKTEETVRGWVANQPALINGDTQILESIAAGQCDVGLVNHYYLARLLAKDPAFPVAIFWANQQTTGTHVNVSGAGVTAHARHRAPAIKFLEFLSSAEAQQMFADLAYEYPANPQAAVSPLVARWGRFKQDDVNVASAGEFQAAAIKLADRAGYR, from the coding sequence ATGCGACGTATCCGGGCCGTGGTCTTGACTCTCACGGGGCTCTGGCTGACGCCCGCGCTTCCCGGCGGCGCCGAGCCGGCGGAGGTGGTGGTGTACTCGGCGCGCCACTACGGCCAGGAGACCGCCTTCGCCGCCTTCACCAAGAAGACCGGGGTCCAGGTGAAGATCTTCAACGGCAACACCGGTGAGCTGTTCGAGCGGCTCAAGGCCGAGGGCGACCGGACGCCGGCGGACGTGCTGCTCACCGTCGACGCCGGCAACCTCTGGAACGCCGCGCGCGCGGGCCTGCTCTCGCGGGTCGACTCGCCGGAGCTCCAGGCGAACGTCCCCGCCCACCTGCGGGACCCCGAGGGACGCTGGTTCGGCCTCACCGTGCGGGCCCGCTCGATCGTCTACAACACCAGGAAGGTCAGGCCGGCGGAGCTCTCGACCTATGAGGCGCTCGGTGACCCCAGGTGGAAGGGCCGCCTGTGTCTGCGGACGTCCAGCTACATCTACAACCAGTCGCTGCTGGCCACGATGATCAAGCGCCACGGCGAGGCGAAGACCGAGGAGACCGTCCGCGGGTGGGTCGCCAACCAGCCCGCCCTGATCAACGGCGACACCCAAATCCTGGAATCCATCGCCGCCGGACAGTGCGACGTGGGCCTGGTCAATCACTATTACCTGGCGCGCCTGCTGGCCAAGGATCCGGCCTTCCCCGTGGCGATCTTCTGGGCCAACCAGCAGACGACGGGCACCCACGTCAACGTCTCCGGCGCCGGAGTGACGGCCCACGCCAGGCATCGCGCCCCGGCGATCAAATTTCTGGAATTCCTATCGAGTGCCGAGGCGCAGCAGATGTTCGCCGACCTCGCCTACGAGTACCCCGCCAACCCCCAGGCCGCGGTGAGTCCCCTGGTCGCCCGGTGGGGCCGGTTCAAGCAGGACGACGTGAACGTGGCCTCGGCGGGCGAGTTCCAGGCCGCCGCCATCAAGCTCGCGGACCGCGCCGGCTATAGGTAA
- the ligA gene encoding NAD-dependent DNA ligase LigA, whose protein sequence is MNQADAAQRLSELREQIRHHDYLYYVEARPEISDAEYDALLRELRELEAQFPELVSPDSPTQRVAGQPVDTFRPVEHRVAMLSLDNATTPEQLREFEARIGRALPGARFTYVCEPKIDGLGVALLYEQGRFVRGATRGDGRVGEEVTQNLKTIRSIPMALRGPLARARELEVRGEVFMPRADFERLNRALEEAGEGTFANPRNAAAGAVRQKDPAVTARRPLDIFLYHVSEARELGFTTYWDTLQALRESGFKTNPRTERCPAMEAVIDYCVRLEAERDTLAYDADGAVIKADSLEQQWRLGSTTHHPRWAIAFKFAARQATTVVQAIEVNVGKTGTLTPVAKLVPVPLAGVVISNVSLHNEDEIRRKDVRVGDTVLIERAGDVIPYVVQVVAAKRPPDSRPFVFPDRCPACGHPAARLPGEAYWRCLNTACPAQLKERLRHFGSRRAMDIEHLGEAVIDQLVDRKRVKDFADLYTLTVAEVAELERFAEKSAENLVTAIQASKARGLARLLNALGIRMVGERVAALLAHQFGSMERLQQASLDALSGIRGIGPQIAQAVRKFFDDDTNTDVIRRLGEAGVDMTQPDFVAAGPRPLAGKTFVLTGTLASITRDAARELIERLGGRVTSAVSKKTDYVVAGEASGSKLDDARRLGVSVLDEAAFLALVGRR, encoded by the coding sequence ATGAATCAGGCTGACGCGGCCCAGCGTCTCAGCGAGCTGCGGGAGCAGATCCGCCACCACGATTACCTCTACTACGTCGAGGCGCGCCCCGAGATCTCGGACGCCGAGTACGACGCCCTCCTGCGCGAGCTGCGGGAGCTGGAAGCGCAGTTTCCCGAGCTGGTGAGCCCCGACAGCCCCACCCAGCGGGTGGCCGGCCAGCCGGTGGACACGTTCCGCCCCGTCGAGCACCGCGTGGCCATGCTCTCGCTCGACAACGCCACCACGCCCGAGCAGCTGCGTGAGTTCGAGGCGCGCATCGGCCGGGCTCTACCCGGCGCCCGCTTCACGTACGTCTGCGAGCCCAAGATCGACGGGCTCGGCGTGGCCCTGCTCTACGAGCAGGGCCGCTTCGTGCGGGGAGCCACGCGGGGCGACGGCCGCGTGGGCGAGGAGGTCACCCAGAATCTGAAAACGATCCGCAGTATCCCGATGGCGCTGCGGGGCCCGCTGGCCCGGGCCCGGGAGCTGGAGGTCCGCGGCGAGGTGTTCATGCCGCGGGCGGACTTCGAGCGGCTGAACCGCGCCCTGGAGGAGGCGGGTGAGGGGACGTTCGCGAATCCGCGCAACGCGGCGGCGGGCGCCGTGCGCCAAAAAGACCCCGCGGTCACCGCGCGCCGGCCGCTCGACATCTTCCTCTACCACGTCAGCGAGGCGCGCGAGCTGGGCTTCACCACGTACTGGGACACGCTGCAGGCGCTCCGGGAATCGGGCTTCAAGACGAATCCCAGGACCGAGCGCTGCCCGGCCATGGAGGCGGTGATCGACTACTGTGTCCGGCTGGAAGCCGAGCGCGACACCCTCGCCTACGACGCCGACGGGGCCGTGATCAAGGCGGATTCGCTCGAGCAGCAATGGCGCCTGGGCTCCACGACCCACCACCCGCGCTGGGCCATCGCCTTCAAGTTCGCGGCGCGCCAGGCCACCACGGTCGTGCAGGCCATCGAGGTGAACGTGGGCAAGACCGGGACCCTCACGCCGGTGGCCAAGCTCGTCCCGGTGCCACTGGCCGGCGTGGTCATCAGCAACGTGAGCCTGCACAACGAGGACGAGATCCGCCGCAAGGATGTCCGGGTCGGCGACACGGTCCTCATCGAGCGCGCGGGCGACGTCATCCCCTACGTCGTGCAGGTGGTGGCGGCCAAGCGGCCGCCCGACAGCCGGCCGTTCGTCTTCCCCGACCGCTGCCCGGCCTGTGGTCACCCGGCCGCGCGCCTGCCCGGCGAGGCCTACTGGCGCTGCCTGAACACCGCTTGCCCCGCCCAGCTCAAGGAGCGGCTCCGCCACTTCGGCTCGCGCCGGGCCATGGACATCGAGCACCTGGGCGAAGCCGTCATCGACCAGCTGGTCGACCGCAAGCGCGTGAAGGACTTCGCCGACCTCTACACCCTGACGGTGGCCGAGGTCGCCGAACTCGAGCGCTTCGCCGAGAAGTCCGCCGAGAACCTCGTCACGGCCATCCAGGCCTCCAAGGCGCGGGGGCTCGCGCGGCTGCTCAACGCGCTCGGCATCCGGATGGTGGGGGAACGCGTGGCCGCGCTCCTGGCCCACCAGTTCGGGAGCATGGAACGTCTGCAGCAGGCGTCGCTGGACGCGCTCAGCGGCATCCGCGGCATCGGCCCGCAGATCGCGCAGGCCGTCCGGAAGTTCTTCGACGACGACACCAACACGGACGTGATCCGGCGGCTGGGCGAGGCCGGCGTGGACATGACCCAGCCGGACTTCGTGGCCGCAGGGCCGCGGCCGCTGGCCGGCAAGACGTTCGTGCTGACCGGAACCCTCGCCTCCATCACCCGTGACGCCGCCCGCGAGCTGATCGAGCGTCTCGGCGGCCGGGTCACCAGCGCGGTGTCCAAGAAGACGGACTACGTGGTGGCGGGCGAGGCGTCCGGCAGCAAGCTCGACGACGCCAGGCGGTTGGGGGTGAGCGTGCTCGACGAGGCCGCGTTCCTCGCCCTGGTGGGACGGCGATGA
- a CDS encoding tetratricopeptide repeat protein codes for MSDLPRLVQALRDADSVVRAFAENAMWQVWSRSGDEQVDRLLALGIEQMQTRQGEAAVDTFTRVIELRPDFAEGWNKRATVYYLRGEYAKSLADCDEVMKRNPYHFGALSGYGMIHLQLGEPEKALLYMDRALAVNPNLHQVEETAQTLRRLLIQRRKDTI; via the coding sequence ATGAGCGATCTGCCCCGTCTCGTCCAGGCGCTCCGCGACGCAGATTCGGTCGTGCGCGCCTTCGCGGAGAACGCGATGTGGCAGGTCTGGAGCCGCTCCGGCGACGAGCAGGTGGACCGCCTGCTCGCCCTCGGCATCGAGCAGATGCAGACGCGTCAGGGCGAGGCGGCCGTCGACACGTTCACCCGCGTCATCGAGCTCCGCCCGGACTTCGCCGAGGGCTGGAACAAGCGCGCGACCGTTTACTACCTGCGGGGCGAGTACGCCAAGTCGCTGGCCGACTGCGACGAGGTGATGAAGCGCAATCCCTACCACTTCGGCGCGCTCAGCGGCTATGGCATGATCCATCTCCAGCTCGGGGAGCCGGAGAAAGCGCTCCTCTACATGGACCGCGCGCTGGCGGTCAACCCCAACCTGCACCAGGTCGAGGAGACCGCCCAGACGCTCCGGCGGCTCCTGATCCAACGCCGAAAGGACACCATCTGA
- a CDS encoding RraA family protein, which translates to MIDALRKVSSPSVANAIETFNVRPRHQGFISSEVHCLFPELGPLVGYAVTALIRAEPQPLQGHRASTFAWWDYVLSIPAPRVIVVHDLDDPRGQGAQWGEVQANIHKALGCAGAVTDGSVRDLDEVRALGFQFAAAHVSVSHAYVHMVDFGLPVKVGGLWVKPGDLVHADQHGVVTVPPEIAEKIPEAVARVEADERQIIGLCQSKGFSAEKLKDLYKQVRPGTY; encoded by the coding sequence GTGATCGACGCGCTTCGGAAGGTCTCCAGCCCCAGCGTCGCCAACGCCATCGAGACGTTCAACGTCCGACCCCGCCACCAGGGCTTCATCTCCTCGGAGGTCCACTGTCTCTTTCCCGAGCTGGGCCCGCTGGTGGGCTACGCCGTCACCGCGCTGATCCGCGCCGAGCCCCAGCCCCTGCAGGGCCACCGCGCCAGCACCTTCGCCTGGTGGGACTACGTCCTCTCGATCCCCGCGCCGCGGGTCATCGTCGTCCACGACCTGGACGACCCGCGCGGCCAGGGTGCCCAGTGGGGCGAGGTGCAGGCGAACATCCACAAGGCGTTGGGATGCGCAGGAGCCGTCACCGACGGCTCGGTGCGCGACCTCGACGAGGTGCGGGCGCTCGGCTTCCAGTTCGCCGCCGCCCACGTCTCGGTCTCGCACGCCTACGTGCACATGGTGGATTTCGGCTTACCCGTGAAGGTGGGTGGCCTCTGGGTGAAGCCGGGCGACCTCGTCCACGCCGATCAGCACGGCGTGGTCACGGTTCCCCCCGAGATCGCCGAGAAGATCCCCGAGGCGGTGGCCAGGGTGGAGGCCGACGAGCGCCAGATCATCGGGCTCTGCCAATCGAAGGGGTTCTCGGCCGAGAAGCTCAAGGATCTCTACAAGCAGGTGCGGCCGGGGACCTATTGA
- a CDS encoding kelch repeat-containing protein — MIGWTRLGLTGLVALTAGCLGATTESSAPIDLSAPGSWRMLAPMPSARQEVAVAALDGRVYVIGGFGSGMSPVATVEAYDPATNEWETRAQLPEPTHHPAAVVADGRLFVVGGFTGGRVGWTASQTVYEYDPRRNTWITRAPMPSPRGALAVAAVGGRLHALGGAAEEVTNAHEVYDPAADRWTIGNPMPTARDHLAAVAWQGRVWALGGRRSFTGTQYANVEVYDPATDSWRTGPPLPTGRGGLAAAALGDRILVFGGEAPFRIFNATEMYEAAANRWIAKAPMPTARHGIGAAVVGGTVYVPGGGRQPGFAATRISEAYTP, encoded by the coding sequence ATGATCGGCTGGACGCGTCTCGGGCTCACCGGGCTCGTCGCGCTCACCGCCGGCTGTCTCGGCGCCACCACCGAATCCTCGGCGCCGATCGATCTGAGCGCGCCCGGATCCTGGAGGATGCTCGCGCCGATGCCGAGCGCGCGACAGGAAGTGGCCGTGGCCGCGCTCGACGGCCGCGTGTACGTGATCGGCGGCTTCGGTTCGGGCATGAGCCCCGTGGCCACCGTCGAGGCCTACGACCCGGCGACGAACGAGTGGGAGACGCGCGCGCAGCTGCCCGAGCCGACGCACCACCCGGCCGCAGTCGTCGCCGATGGGCGGCTCTTCGTGGTCGGTGGCTTCACCGGGGGCCGCGTCGGCTGGACCGCGTCGCAGACCGTGTACGAATACGATCCCCGGCGCAACACGTGGATCACACGCGCGCCGATGCCGAGCCCGCGCGGGGCGCTGGCCGTCGCCGCGGTGGGCGGGCGACTGCACGCCCTCGGGGGCGCCGCCGAGGAGGTGACCAACGCCCACGAGGTCTACGACCCGGCGGCCGATCGGTGGACCATCGGGAATCCGATGCCTACGGCGCGCGACCACCTGGCCGCAGTGGCCTGGCAGGGGCGCGTCTGGGCGCTGGGCGGGCGCAGGTCGTTCACGGGTACGCAGTACGCGAACGTCGAGGTCTACGACCCGGCGACCGATAGCTGGCGGACCGGCCCGCCGCTGCCCACCGGCCGGGGCGGGCTGGCCGCCGCCGCGCTGGGCGACCGCATCCTCGTCTTCGGCGGCGAGGCGCCGTTCAGGATCTTCAACGCGACCGAGATGTACGAGGCCGCCGCCAACCGCTGGATCGCGAAGGCCCCGATGCCGACGGCGCGCCACGGAATCGGCGCCGCCGTGGTCGGCGGCACCGTGTACGTGCCGGGCGGGGGACGCCAGCCCGGGTTCGCCGCGACCCGCATCAGCGAGGCGTATACCCCGTGA